The genomic interval CAGCCAGGGCGGCACCGTTGCCGGCAACCAGCAGTCGGCCGTGCACGGCGCCTTCCAGGTGACGGAAGGCTTTGTCGAAGGTCTGGCTCCGATCCTGGCCGACCTGCCCTTCGCCAAGTACCTGGAGCTCAACGGCGCCTATCGCTACGCCCATTACAGCACGGCGGGCGGTGTCGACAGCTGGCGCTATGGCGGCAAGTACCAGCCGTTCGAGGAGCTCACCTTCCGCGCCACGGAGTCCTACGCGACGCGCGCGCCGAACATCGCCGAGCTGTTCACGCCGAGCGCTCAGACCTTCCCGAGTGTCCCGCTTGATCCTTGCGCGCATCCGGATCCGACGAAGCCCAATGTCGTGGCCAACTGCGCAACCCAGATCGCAGCCCTTGGTCCGTTGCAGCCTGGCGAACCGGCGGCGCCGAACTATAGCCTGCCGGGCGGCCAGGCCGCGCTGCAGGGCATCGGCGGCATCCAGTCGGGCAATCCGAACCTGAAACCGGAAACGGCGCACACCTTCACCGGTGGCTTCGCTTACCAGCCCGACTGGCTGCCCGGGTTCGTGGCGACGATCGACTACTACGACATCCGCCTGAACGGGGCGATCGGCAGCCTGTCGCCGAGCGACACCCTCAACGCCTGCTATCAGGCGAGCCCGGCGCTGTTCGCGACCAACATCTTCTGCCAGCAGATCACCCGGCAGCACGATGCGACGTTGGGCCCGATCCTCAAGCAGATCGACTTCCCGACCTTCAACCTCGGTTCGGAGAAGACCTCGGGTGTCGACGGCAGCTTCAAATACGCCTTCGACTTGGGCGATCTGGATCCCGGCCTGGCCAATTCCGGAAGCCTCTCGCTCGGTCTCGACCTGAACTATCTCAGCACCTTCTCGGTCGATCCGGGCGTGGCGGGAACGGACAAGATCATCGCCGCCGGCACCATCGAGGCGGAGCACTGGAAGGGCGTTCTGCGCACCACCTACGACAACGGTCCGCTGTCCATCACGACCACCATCCGCTATGTCGGTCCGGCCCTGGTCGACAAGACGGGCACGGTTCCGCTGGACGATCCGGACAACAAGGTGCACGCGTTCTGGTACCTCGACCTCCAGACCTCGTACGACCTGACCAAGGTGTTCCAGGTCTATGCCGGTGCCCACAACCTGTTCGACACCCGTCCGCCGGAGATTTTCCCGGGCGCGCTCGACACGACCGGCACGGGCACGGACGCCAATGTCTACGATCCGATCGGCCTGTATCTGTATGGCGGCGTGAACATAAAGCTCTGATCCGATATCGGATCGGTTTGAATGCGACAACGGCGGCCGAGAGGCCGCCGTTGTTGTTTCTGGGGTGCCCTTCCCTGGCGGGTTTCCTGCCGGCGGCGTCCGGGAACCGGCAATGCCTCTCCGCCATCGGCAAAGATCTGCGGACGATCGATTTTCCTTCGCGGCGAAATCGGATGGCCCCGCGGTCGGGCCGCCGGCGCGGGGCGGTGACCGTCTTTCGACGATTCGGTCCAGACCGATTCGGCCTTAAGAGCGCGACCAGCGGCGCAGGAGATTGTTCCGCACGACGTCGAGCCGCACCCGGCTGCGCCAGTCCATCTTGAGCCCTTCGAGCGCCGCGACCTCGCTCAGCTCGTAGAGATCGTTGCGCTGCTGCTCGTCCGGGATGAGGCTTTCGATGAAGGTGATCGCGACCAGCCGCGTGCCGGCGCGCACCGGACGCACCTCATGCAGCATGGTCGAGGGATAGACGATCACATCGCCCGGCGCGCCCTTGGCCACCACCGGATGGGTGCCGACATGCATGACGAGCTCGCCGCCCTGATAGGTCGCGGGATCGGCGATGAACACCGTGGCCGAGATGTCGGAACGCAGCGGCGCGTCCTCCACCATCAGATAGGCGGAATCGGCGTGGGCGCCGTATTTCATCCCGGCCTCGTAGCGGGCCAGCAGCGGCGGCGCGACGCGCTTGGGAAAGGCGAAATCGCGGAAGGGCTGCGAGCGGGCGAAGGCGTCGGCGACGATGCGGGTCGATTCGGCGGTGCGCGGATCGGACGCGTCGGCCTGCAGATTGTCCTTGGTCAGGTTGTTGGGATTGGAGATGCGGCCGTTGACGAAATGCAGCTCCTGCCCGAGCTGGGTGAGCCGGGCGATTTCGGGCGGCGTCAAAAAGCCCTTCAATTCCAAAATCATAGCGCTGCTGCCACCGACGAAGACGGGCGCGACGCTAGCAAAAGGGCCTGTGCGAAACAAACGGCGCGGGCGACGGCGCGGGCAGCCATGCCGACGTCTTTGGCGGATGCGGACCGGGCGGTCGAGCGGACATTCCGCGGCTGGAGATCCGCCCGGCGCCGCCGTTGCGCCGCAGCCACTGTCGGCCATCGCCGGCGTATGAATGGGACTCCCTTTGTGATCCGCACAGGCGGCTCTGGATGCCCACCTGCGGGCATGACAGGAGCACGCCTGCCGGTCCTATCGCGGCAGGTTGGTCGCGCGCAGCTCCACGCCGCCGCGCGGCAGCTCGTTGACCGTGCCGACCACCGCGCGCACCGGCGCCGCGTCCATCAGCGAGACGAAGCTCTCCACCGCCCGGACCGCCGTGGGCGTTCCGCCCAGGAGCGCGTCGAGCGCCTCGAACAAGCCCTTCTTGCGCGGATAGAGGCGGAACGGGACCGTCTCGTTCGGCGCGATGCCGGCGAGCTTCCGCGCGCTGTCGGCCGCGGTCCAGAAGCCGCCGAGCTCGTCGACCAGGCCGTTGCCCCGCGCGTCCGCGCCCGACCAGACGCGGCCCTTGGCGATGTCCTGCACCTTGGCGAGCGGCAGCTTGCGCCCGGTCGCGACCTTTTGCGTGAAGTCGGCATAGATCGTGTCGGCCTCGCGGTTGAGCGCGGCGAGCTGCTCGTCGGTATAGGGCTGGAACATCGAATTGTAGAGCGCGTTGTGGCCGATGCCGATGGTCTCGGTGCCGACGCCGGCGAGCGCGAGGCTGCGCTGGAACGAGATCTTGCCCGTCAGCACGCCGATCGAGCCGGTGATGGTTCCCGGCTCCGCCACGATGCGGTCGGCCGAGGCCGCGATGTAGTAGCCGCCCGAGGCCGCGACGCCGCCCATGCTGACGACGACCGGCTTGCCCGCCTTCTGCGCCTTCTTGACCGCATCGAGGATCTGGTCCGACGCCGTGACCGAGCCGCCGGGGGAGTCGACGCGCAGGATGATGGCGCGCACGTCCTTGTCCTGCGCCGCGGCGCGGATCGCTTTGGAAAGATCGTCGCCCGCGATGACGCCGCTATTGCCGCCGGCGCCGCCGTCGAAAATCTCGCCCGAGGCCTCGATCAGCGCGATGCGCGGCCCCGAACCGAGGCCGGCATTGTCGCGCTGGGCGCGGACGAAGGAGGCCAGCGGCACCAGCTTGGCGTCGCCGCCGGCGCGCGCCAGCGCGGCGTTCTGCGCGTCGTCGTCGAAGCCTATTCTGTCGATCAGGCCGCGAGCCTGCGCGTCCTCGGTGAATTGCGGGCTGGCCTCGAGCGCGGCCACGATCCGGTCATGCGTCAGATGGCGCGCCTGCGCGGCGCCGGTCGTCGCCGTGTCGTACCAGGACTGCAGCAGCCGCGTGGTCTGCTCGCGGTCGGCCGGCGTCATGGTCTTTTCCATGAACTGGTCGGCGGCGCTCTTGTAGTCGGAGCGCTTGACGATCTGCGGATCGGCGTTGAGCTTGTCGAGCAGGCCGCGCAGGAAAATCTGCGTGCCGCCCTCGCCCGCCGCGGTGAAGGGGGCGCGCGGCTGCATCCATATCTGGTCGGCATTGGCGGCGGTCAGATAGTCGCCGAGGCCGGCGGCATCGAAGCCCTGGGCATGGGCGATCACGAACTTGCCGCTGGCGCGGAATTTCTTGAGCGCCGTGCCGATCTCCTCGGCCTGCGCGATCGGAAGATTGGCGGTGCCGATGCGCATCACGATGCCCTTCACGCGCGGATCGCGCTCGGCGGCGTCCAGCGCCAGTATCGTATCCATCACCGTGACGGGATGGGTCTCGAAATCGAACGTGGTGTTCACCGAATCCGCCAGCGGCGCGCGCAGGTCGAGCGCCAGCACCATGTTTCCCGGCAAGCCGTCACCGCGGAAAAGCCCGACGACGATCAGCACGACGAAAAGCAGCACGATGAAGACGGCGACCTTGGCGATGCCGTTCAGGACGCCCAGCCCGATGGACCGGATCCAGCGCAAGAATGCGACCATGAGGAAACCTTCCCGTAGCGTGCCCGAGGGCCACTATATATGGGCGCGGAATTAAGGAACGCCAATGACAGTGCGGAAAATGCGACCGCGATGCGGTTAATCGACTGGAATCCCTGCCCGAACAGTCTTCCGCCTAATATCGCAAGCCGACGGTCAGCAGGTTCTGGCTGAAGGCGAACCAGACGGTGGCGAGCGCCGCCAGCGCGATCAGCAGGTCGGTCGCCTTGGTCCACCAGGGCCGCGCCGGGTCCCGGATGGCGACCCAGAACTCGGCCAGCGGAACTACGGTGCCCACGACGGCGAAGAGGCCCAGGACCTGGAGCCCGCGGAACAGCCAGTCGATACTGGGCGGCAGCGCCGCCAACTGCTCGGAGAAAGCCACGACGGCAAGCGGAAAGCCCGCGAGGAAGACCAGGTCGATCAGCGCCACGACACGGGTCAGCCGGTAGAGCAGCCGGGCCCGGCCCGACAGCGCCAGCGGGCGGTCGTAGCGCCAGCGCAGCACCGCCTTGACCGGCCAGAACAGGACGGTCAGCGACAACATGCCGAGCGTGAAGGCGAACAGATAGAACTCCCATGCCGCCGCGACGAGCCCGGCGGGCTGGAGCACCAGGATCGGTCCGACGTCGCCCATGCCGATCTGGTCGACGGCGCCGTCCTTCAGCTTGGCCTGGATCAGGCTCCTGCCGTTCACCTGCTGCCAGACGAAGGGCCGCACCTCGCGCCAGCGCTTGGGCGTGCCCGCGGCGTCGATCAGCGTGGAAACGACGAGCGTGTTGTCGGCGTTGCGCGAGATCGCGACCGGCTGGAACATGTTGAGGATGCGCGCGAAGGTCGCATCGCCCCGCCGGCTGGCGACATAGGCGCCGGCGAGTTTCTCACCATCGGCCCTGGCGGAGGCAAGGGTGGGAAGAGGCGCCGCGCTGGGCGCGGGGAAATAGCGGTTCATGAATTCGCGCATGAAACCGCCGCGGAGGATCGACACGGCGCGGCCCTGCCCCGCGCTGTTCAGCGACAGGAAGACGCCGGTGTCGGCGTCCAGGATAAGCTCCAGGTCGGAATGGAACACGCCGGTGTCGCCGCCATGCGCGACGATGGGATGGCCGTTCCGGTCGGCGTGATAGAAGCCATAGGCCATCGGCGGCAGGGCGGAGAACGGACGCGCGGCGACGCCGTGCATCCGGACCGCCGTCTCCGGCGACAGGATGCGGCCCGCGCCATAGGCGCCGCCCTGCAGATGCGCGATCATGAACCGCGCGAGGTCGCCGCCGCTGGCGGAGAGGCCGCCGGCCGGCGCCATGGAAATCATCTCGAACGGCGTCGCGGGGCCCGAGGCGCGCTGATAGCCCTTCGACATGTCGGCCTTGAGCGCGGCGGGCAGCGGCTGTTCGAAGGTCGCGTGCGTCATCCCGAGCGGCGCGAAGATGTGGCGTTGGATATAGTCTTCGAACGTCGCGCCCGAGACGCGCTGCACGATATAGCCCGCGAGCGTGGCGCCGTAGTTGGAATAAGCCGGGACCTCCCCGGGCGGGAAGATGCGCAGCGGCAGCGCCTCCCGGACCACGCGGTCGAGCGGCTCGACGGACTTGGGATCGCCGACCAGGAGCGGTCGGAAGCTGTCCTCGAAGCCCGGCGTATGCGTCATCAGGTTGCGCATCGTGATGGGCTTGCCGAAGGCCGGCGGAATCTTGAAATCGAGATAGGTGTTGACGTCCGCGTCGAGGTCGATCTTGCCGGCATCGGCGAGCTGCATCACCGCCGTCCAGACGAAAAGCTTGGAGACCGAGCCGGGGCGGAACAGCGTGCGCTCCGGATCGACCCGGGCCCGCGTCGCGGTGTCGGAGACGCCATAGCCCTTCTCGAACAGGACCTGGCCGTCCTTCACCACCACGACCACCGCGCCCGCGATGTCGCCCTGGGCGATGCCGAGCGGAACAAGGCCGTCCGAGAAGGCTTCGACATCGCTCCGGGTGAGCACCGCGCCGCCCGGGCCCGCCCCGTCCTGGGCGAAAGCCGGCGCCAGGGCGAGGCCGAGCGCCAGCGCCATCCACTGCATCGATCTCATCGTCAGTCCCCGCCGCCCGGCACCGTTGTCGCAACACCCTAGACGGGCTTTCGGCCCGGCGAAACCACTGGCAAGGGCTGGGCAAGGTCCGTAAAATCGAACGACTCAGACGAAAAACGAGCCGCCCCGCGCGGCCCCAGGGAAACGGCGCCGCCAGGCGCCGGATGTGCATTTGACCGCCGCCGATACACAGACACAGCCGCGAACGGCGCGGGGACCGCTCTGGCGACTGATCCCGCTCGTGAACAAACATGGCTGGGCTTTCTGGGGCGGGATGTTCTTCATCTGCCTCGGCCGCGTGTTCGAGGCGGGGATGCCCCTGTTCGTCCGCCTGGGCGTCAATCGCGTGACGGTCGGCGACGCGCGGCTGCTTTGGCCGGTCCTGGGCATTCTCGGGCTCGCGGTGGCGCGTTATGTGACGGTCGCCTATGGGCGGCAGCTCGTGCGGCTGGTCGGCGTGACCGTGACCTACGACATGCGCGAGCGGCTCTACTGGCATTTCGAATTGCAGGGGCCGCGCTTCTTCGCGCGCTTCCCCACCGGCGACCTGATGGCGCGCGCGATCAACGACCTCAATCTCGTGCGGCAATTGATCGGGGTCGGCAGCCGCACGCTGATCGTGCTCGGCTTTTCGGGCCTGGTCGCCTTCGCCTTCATGACGGTGCTGTCGCTGAAGCTGACGCTGTGGCTGCTGCCGATCATGCCGTTCATCGCCTTCATGGGCTATTTCCTGTCGCGGCGGATTTACCAGCAGTCGACGCTGGTGCAGGAGGGCTTCTCCTCGCTGTCGGAGTCGGTGCAGGAGAATTTGAACGGCATCCGCACCATCCAGACCCATGCGCAGGAGGATCGCGAGGTCGCGCGCTTCAAGGCGGTGTCGGGCGCCTATGCCGACAACTACTTCCGGCTGATGGTGCTGAACGCGGCGCTGAACGCCTGGATGGTGGTGTTCACGGGCCTCGCCGTGATGATCATCATGGGCTTCGGCGGCTGGCAGGTATTGCGCGGCGAGATGAGCGTCGGCACCTTCACCGCCTTCACGCTCTATCTCGCCATGGCGGTGGCGCCGATCCAGCAATCGGGCCAGATCGTCTCGATGTTCCAGCGCGGCTCGTCCGGCGCCGCGCGGCTGTTCGAGATCCTGGACTACGAGCCGGAGATCCGCGACGCGCCGGACGCCGAGCCGCTCGACAAGATCGGCGGCGACATCCGCTTGCAGCATCTGTCCTACACCTATCCGCGGCGCGCCTCGGCCAAGGATGCACGGGCGACGGACGCGAAGGCGGCGGCGACCGGCACGGCCGCGCTGAACGACATATCGCTGCATGTGAAGGCGGGCGAGACCATCGCGATCCTCGGCCGCGTCGGATCGGGCAAGTCGACCCTGCTGCGCTCCATCGTGCGGCTGCTCGATCCGCCGCCGGGCACGATCTATCTCGACGGGCGCGACATCCGCCTCCTGCCGATCGCGCAGGTGCGCGGGCAGATCGCGCTGGTGCCGCAGGACCCGTTCCTGTTCGCCGACGAACTCGGCCGCAACATTGCCTATGACAATCCGAACCGGCCGGCGGACGAGATCTGGGGCGCGGCCGAAGCGGCCGACCTGGAAGACACGATCGAGCGCTTTCCCGATCACCTGAAGACGCTGGTCGGCGAGCGCGGCGTGACGCTGTCGGGCGGGCAGAAGCAGCGCACCAGCCTGGCGCGCGGCCTGATCCGCGATACGCCGGTGCTGCTGCTCGACGACTGTTTCTCGAGCGTCGATACCGAGACCGAGGAACACATCCTGTCGCGGCTGAAGACGCTGCGCGCCGGGCGCACGACGCTGCTGGTGTCGCACCGCGTCTCCACCGCGCGGCACGCCGACCGCATCTTCGTGCTGGACGCGGGCCGCATCGCGGAAGCCGGAACGCATGCCGAGCTGATGGCGCTGGGCGGCATCTATGCCCGTTTCGCGGAAGCACAGGGGCGGCGCGAGGAACTGGTGCACGAACTCGAGCGCGAGACCGGCCATCCGATCGAGGCGGCGAAATGACCGACGCAACGGTGACGACCGCGCCGCGCCGGCCGAAGGGCGCCTTCGACGACGACGTCTACGGCAAGAGCCTCGACGTCGGGCAGGTGCGCCGGTTGCTGCACTGGATGAAGCCCTATCGGGCGCAGGCGATCGGATCGCTGGTGCTGGCGCTGCTCGCGGCCATCGCCGCGATCATGGCGCCGACGGTGATGAGCCGCGTCTTGGTCGACGGCATCGTGCTGAAGCATCAGGGACCGGAGCTCGCCGATCTCGGGCAGGAGGCGTTCAACCGCTGGATCGCGGCAAGCCTCGGCACGACGCCGCTGATCGCGGCCTGCATCCAGTACATGCTGTGGATCCTGCTCGCCGCCGGCCTGGGCCGCGGCTTCGGCATCCTGTTCGGACGGGCGACGCTGAACACGCTGCGCGATCTGCGCTGCGATCTGTTCGAGCATCTGGAGCATCTGCCGTCCAGTTTCTACGACCGCGTCGCGGTGGGCCGGGTGATGACGCGCGTCGCCAACGACGTCGAGACGCTGTTCGAGCTGTTCGCCGGCTTCGGCCAGCTCGCCGGGCAGTTCGTGCCGTTCTTCGTCGCCATCACCATCATGGTGACGCTGTCGCCGACGCTGACGCTCGAATTGCTGCCGGTCCTGCCGGTCGCCGGGTTCTTCACCTGGATGTTCCGGCGCATGTCGCGCCCGCTCTACCGGATCATCCGCATGACGGTATCGCGGCTGAACGAGAATTTGCAGGAGAACCTCTCCGGCATCGAGGTCGTGCAGCTTTATGGGCGCGAGAAGATCAACTTCCAGCGCTATTCGGCGATCAACAACGAGAACCGCGCCAGCGAGGGCAAGGCGCTGACAATCGAGAGCTTCTACGGCCCGTTCATCGACGGCATGAACTATATCGGCATCGCGGTCATCGTGTGGTTCGGCGGCCGTCTCGTGCTGCACCAGCAGATGACGGTCGGCACGCTGCTGCTGTTCACCCAGTTCCTCGACATGCTGTTCCGGCCCATCGTGGCGATGGGCGAGCAGTGGAACATCGTGTTCCGCGCCATGGCGAGCGGCGAGCGCATCTTCCAGGCGCTCGACTGGAACGAGGCGCTGAAGCAGCCGGAGCATCCCACGCCCCTGCCCCCCGACCTGCACGGCAAGGTCGAATTCCGCCACCTGACCTTCGGCTATGTGCCGGAGCATCCGATCCTGAAGGATGTCAGCTTCGACATAAGGCCCGGCGAGCGCATCGCCATCGTGGGGCCGACGGGCTCGGGCAAGACGTCGCTGATCCGCCTGCTCTGCCGGTTCTACGACGTGCCGGACGGCAGCATCTTCCTCGACGACATCGACATCATGCAGATCAAGCCGTCGGACATCCGCACGCGGATCGGCGTGGTGCTGCAGGATTTCCACATCTTCTCCGGCACGGTCTACGACAATATCGCGCTCAACGATCCCGCCATCACCCGCGACGTGGCGGAACGGGCGGCGAAGCTGGTCCATGCCGACCCTTTCATCCGCGCCCTGCCGCAGGGCTACGACACGCCGCTCAACGAGCGCGGACGCAACCTCTCCCACGGCCAGCGGCAATTGCTCGCCTTCGCACGCGTGCTGGCGATGAACCCGGAAGTGCTGGTGCTGGATGAAGCCACCGCCAGCATCGACACCGAGACGGAACTGGTGATCCAGGACGCGCTTCTGAAGCTGACCGAGGGTCGCACCTCGGTGATCATCGCGCACCGGCTGCAGACCATCAAGGACGCGCATCGCATAGTCGTGCTGACCGAAGGGCGAGTGCGCGAAATCGGCACGCACGCGGAGCTGATCGCCAGAGGCGGACTTTATCGAACGCTCTACGAGCTGCAGTTCCAGGAAGCGGCGCTATAAAAAAAGCCCGGCTTTCGCCGGGCTTTCCGATTTGCGCGAACGCAAGAACCGTTAGCTGTCGCGGAGATCGCGAACCGCGTCCTTCGCGCCGCCGACGGCGTTCTGGACCTTGCCCTTGAGCTTGTCGGTTGCGCCTTCGGCCTGGAGCTTGGAGTCGCCGGTGATCTTGCCGGCGGCTTCTTTTACGGCGCCCTTGGCCTGGTTGGCGGAACCCTCGATGCGATCCTTGTCCATTGTCGTTCTCCGTTTTTGGGAAATGCAGAGAGGAAACGTCCCCCCGGACGGCGGCGTTCCGGGAACCGTCTGCTTATATATTTTGCACTTACGGGAACGGAGCCGCGTAACCGAAATCCAGTCCGGCCGAATTGTCGTATACCGGACCAAACGGAGGCCGCCATGACATCGAGACGCAACATCCTGCAAGCCCTGCTGCTGGGCGGCGCCGGCGTCTCGCTGGGCGCGTGGCCGGCCCTGGCCAAGACCTATGCGGTGCAGCACACCGACGCCGAGTGGCGCAAGCTGCTGTCGCCCGAGGCTTACCATGTGCTGCGCGAGCAGGGCACGGAAGCGCCCTACACCAGCCCGCTCCTGAACGAGCACCGCAAAGGTACCTTCACCTGCGCCGGCTGCGCGATGCCCCTGTTCGCCTCGTCGACCAAGTTCGACAGCGGCACGGGCTGGCCGAGCTTCTGGGCGCCGCTGCCGCGTGCCGTCGAGACCACGTCGGACGACAGCTGGATCGAGAGCCGCACCGAGGTGCATTGCAGCCGCTGCGGCGGTCATCTGGGCCATGTGTTCGACGACGGCCCCAAGCCGACGGGCTTGCGCTATTGCATGGACGGCGTCGCGCTGGGCTTCAAGCCGGCTTGATGACAAGAAATCGTCATCGCCCGCTTCATGCGGGCGACGCAATTTGGCCGCGAGAAAAACGGGTTGCCCGGACAGGCCTAGCGACAGCGTGGGCCGGGCAATGACGCTTTGGGAGATTTACGACGATCCCGTTGCGCAATTCGAAGCTGTTGTCGACAATACCGTCATGGTGGCTTTCAAATCCCAGGGGCTGACGCTCGCTTATGACGACATCGGCGGCCCCGGCGAGGGCCGGCCGATGATCCTGGTCCACGGCTTCGCCTCCAATCGCGCGGAGAACTGGCGGCGGCTCGGCTGGTACGGCGCCTTCGAACGGCGGCGCATGCGCGTCGTGGCGCTCGACTGCCGAGGCCATGGCGAGAGCGCCAAGCCGCACGATCCGGCGCTCTACGGCCGCGAGAACATGGCCGGCGACATCCTGGCGCTGATGGACCATCTCGCCATCCCGCGCGCGCATGTTCTGGGATTCTCCATGGGTTCGCGGCTGGCGCTGGCGGCGGCGCTGAGAGCGCCGGAGCGCTTCGCGACGCTGACGCTGGGCGGCACGGGCGAAAAACTGTTCGAGCGCCGCGAATTGACCGGCAATCCGATGGCCGAGGCGATGGAGGCCGACGATGTCGAGAGCATCGCGGAGCCGCTGCTGAAAAGCTTCCGCCAGTTCGCCGACGACCAGAAGGAAGACCGCTTCGCGCTAGCGGCGCTGACGCGCGCCAAGGACGCGCCGTTCACGCGCGAAGAGGTCGCGGGGCTGTCCGTGCCGGTCCTGGCGGTGGCGGGGGCGCGCGACGAGCTCGCCGGCGATCCGGCGCCGCTCGCCAAGGCGTTTGCCGATGGCCGCGCCGTCGTCATTCCCGGCATGGACCATTTCTCGATCGTCGGCCACGCGCTGTTCAAGGCGACGGTGTTCGAGTTCCTGGACGGCGGGATCTAGTTTCGAAACGGGCGGGGGCATGGGCAAGCTTCAGGACAATACCGCATTGGTCGAACGCGACGGCAAGCTCTTCGCCACGCTGTCGCGCGACTGGGAGATCTGGGGACCGAACGGCGGCTATGTCGCCGCGATCGCTTTGCGCGCGGCGGGGGCGCGGGCGCCGG from Rhizomicrobium sp. carries:
- a CDS encoding ABC transporter ATP-binding protein, producing MNKHGWAFWGGMFFICLGRVFEAGMPLFVRLGVNRVTVGDARLLWPVLGILGLAVARYVTVAYGRQLVRLVGVTVTYDMRERLYWHFELQGPRFFARFPTGDLMARAINDLNLVRQLIGVGSRTLIVLGFSGLVAFAFMTVLSLKLTLWLLPIMPFIAFMGYFLSRRIYQQSTLVQEGFSSLSESVQENLNGIRTIQTHAQEDREVARFKAVSGAYADNYFRLMVLNAALNAWMVVFTGLAVMIIMGFGGWQVLRGEMSVGTFTAFTLYLAMAVAPIQQSGQIVSMFQRGSSGAARLFEILDYEPEIRDAPDAEPLDKIGGDIRLQHLSYTYPRRASAKDARATDAKAAATGTAALNDISLHVKAGETIAILGRVGSGKSTLLRSIVRLLDPPPGTIYLDGRDIRLLPIAQVRGQIALVPQDPFLFADELGRNIAYDNPNRPADEIWGAAEAADLEDTIERFPDHLKTLVGERGVTLSGGQKQRTSLARGLIRDTPVLLLDDCFSSVDTETEEHILSRLKTLRAGRTTLLVSHRVSTARHADRIFVLDAGRIAEAGTHAELMALGGIYARFAEAQGRREELVHELERETGHPIEAAK
- a CDS encoding serine hydrolase domain-containing protein, which translates into the protein MRSMQWMALALGLALAPAFAQDGAGPGGAVLTRSDVEAFSDGLVPLGIAQGDIAGAVVVVVKDGQVLFEKGYGVSDTATRARVDPERTLFRPGSVSKLFVWTAVMQLADAGKIDLDADVNTYLDFKIPPAFGKPITMRNLMTHTPGFEDSFRPLLVGDPKSVEPLDRVVREALPLRIFPPGEVPAYSNYGATLAGYIVQRVSGATFEDYIQRHIFAPLGMTHATFEQPLPAALKADMSKGYQRASGPATPFEMISMAPAGGLSASGGDLARFMIAHLQGGAYGAGRILSPETAVRMHGVAARPFSALPPMAYGFYHADRNGHPIVAHGGDTGVFHSDLELILDADTGVFLSLNSAGQGRAVSILRGGFMREFMNRYFPAPSAAPLPTLASARADGEKLAGAYVASRRGDATFARILNMFQPVAISRNADNTLVVSTLIDAAGTPKRWREVRPFVWQQVNGRSLIQAKLKDGAVDQIGMGDVGPILVLQPAGLVAAAWEFYLFAFTLGMLSLTVLFWPVKAVLRWRYDRPLALSGRARLLYRLTRVVALIDLVFLAGFPLAVVAFSEQLAALPPSIDWLFRGLQVLGLFAVVGTVVPLAEFWVAIRDPARPWWTKATDLLIALAALATVWFAFSQNLLTVGLRY
- a CDS encoding Fe2+-dependent dioxygenase; this translates as MADSGCGATAAPGGSPAAECPLDRPVRIRQRRRHGCPRRRPRRLFRTGPFASVAPVFVGGSSAMILELKGFLTPPEIARLTQLGQELHFVNGRISNPNNLTKDNLQADASDPRTAESTRIVADAFARSQPFRDFAFPKRVAPPLLARYEAGMKYGAHADSAYLMVEDAPLRSDISATVFIADPATYQGGELVMHVGTHPVVAKGAPGDVIVYPSTMLHEVRPVRAGTRLVAITFIESLIPDEQQRNDLYELSEVAALEGLKMDWRSRVRLDVVRNNLLRRWSRS
- a CDS encoding ABC transporter ATP-binding protein — protein: MTDATVTTAPRRPKGAFDDDVYGKSLDVGQVRRLLHWMKPYRAQAIGSLVLALLAAIAAIMAPTVMSRVLVDGIVLKHQGPELADLGQEAFNRWIAASLGTTPLIAACIQYMLWILLAAGLGRGFGILFGRATLNTLRDLRCDLFEHLEHLPSSFYDRVAVGRVMTRVANDVETLFELFAGFGQLAGQFVPFFVAITIMVTLSPTLTLELLPVLPVAGFFTWMFRRMSRPLYRIIRMTVSRLNENLQENLSGIEVVQLYGREKINFQRYSAINNENRASEGKALTIESFYGPFIDGMNYIGIAVIVWFGGRLVLHQQMTVGTLLLFTQFLDMLFRPIVAMGEQWNIVFRAMASGERIFQALDWNEALKQPEHPTPLPPDLHGKVEFRHLTFGYVPEHPILKDVSFDIRPGERIAIVGPTGSGKTSLIRLLCRFYDVPDGSIFLDDIDIMQIKPSDIRTRIGVVLQDFHIFSGTVYDNIALNDPAITRDVAERAAKLVHADPFIRALPQGYDTPLNERGRNLSHGQRQLLAFARVLAMNPEVLVLDEATASIDTETELVIQDALLKLTEGRTSVIIAHRLQTIKDAHRIVVLTEGRVREIGTHAELIARGGLYRTLYELQFQEAAL
- a CDS encoding alpha/beta fold hydrolase, giving the protein MTLWEIYDDPVAQFEAVVDNTVMVAFKSQGLTLAYDDIGGPGEGRPMILVHGFASNRAENWRRLGWYGAFERRRMRVVALDCRGHGESAKPHDPALYGRENMAGDILALMDHLAIPRAHVLGFSMGSRLALAAALRAPERFATLTLGGTGEKLFERRELTGNPMAEAMEADDVESIAEPLLKSFRQFADDQKEDRFALAALTRAKDAPFTREEVAGLSVPVLAVAGARDELAGDPAPLAKAFADGRAVVIPGMDHFSIVGHALFKATVFEFLDGGI
- a CDS encoding CsbD family protein yields the protein MDKDRIEGSANQAKGAVKEAAGKITGDSKLQAEGATDKLKGKVQNAVGGAKDAVRDLRDS
- the sppA gene encoding signal peptide peptidase SppA, with the translated sequence MVAFLRWIRSIGLGVLNGIAKVAVFIVLLFVVLIVVGLFRGDGLPGNMVLALDLRAPLADSVNTTFDFETHPVTVMDTILALDAAERDPRVKGIVMRIGTANLPIAQAEEIGTALKKFRASGKFVIAHAQGFDAAGLGDYLTAANADQIWMQPRAPFTAAGEGGTQIFLRGLLDKLNADPQIVKRSDYKSAADQFMEKTMTPADREQTTRLLQSWYDTATTGAAQARHLTHDRIVAALEASPQFTEDAQARGLIDRIGFDDDAQNAALARAGGDAKLVPLASFVRAQRDNAGLGSGPRIALIEASGEIFDGGAGGNSGVIAGDDLSKAIRAAAQDKDVRAIILRVDSPGGSVTASDQILDAVKKAQKAGKPVVVSMGGVAASGGYYIAASADRIVAEPGTITGSIGVLTGKISFQRSLALAGVGTETIGIGHNALYNSMFQPYTDEQLAALNREADTIYADFTQKVATGRKLPLAKVQDIAKGRVWSGADARGNGLVDELGGFWTAADSARKLAGIAPNETVPFRLYPRKKGLFEALDALLGGTPTAVRAVESFVSLMDAAPVRAVVGTVNELPRGGVELRATNLPR
- the msrB gene encoding peptide-methionine (R)-S-oxide reductase MsrB; protein product: MTSRRNILQALLLGGAGVSLGAWPALAKTYAVQHTDAEWRKLLSPEAYHVLREQGTEAPYTSPLLNEHRKGTFTCAGCAMPLFASSTKFDSGTGWPSFWAPLPRAVETTSDDSWIESRTEVHCSRCGGHLGHVFDDGPKPTGLRYCMDGVALGFKPA